The Gemmatimonadaceae bacterium genome contains the following window.
CGGCCGCGATCGCCGCGAGGGCGTCGTCGGCTTCCTTTGCCGTGGCGTCCCATTCGTCGGGCGACAGTTCACCCACGTGGGCACGCAGTTCGGCCTCGGCCCGGGCATCGCGCCGCGCGTTCTCCCGCTCGGCCAGTTCGGCGAGCTGTGTGGTGTAACGTTCCGCCTGCGCCTCCAACTCGGCGGCGTGCGTCTTGAGCTCGTCCACCACGCCGGCCAGCCGGGTCTCGTAGTCGTGCCGCACGCGATCGTAGACGTTGGGCGGCGTCGTGTCGCGTCGCGACTCGAGCGTGGCGAGCCAAGTCTCGAACTTGGCCCGCTCCTCCATGAGCGCCGTCACGATGTCGAGCGAAGAATTGGGAAGCTTCTTGGTCATTCGGTGTCCCGCGCGGCTTTGGCGGCGGCGCGCAGTTCGGCTGCATGCGCGTCGCTCAACGTGCGGATCCGCCCCACCTGGCGCGCAGCGAGCAGGATGCGCGCCGCGTGCTCCAGGCTTTCCATGCGCTGGTGCGCAATGGTGAGGGTTGGACCGACGGTGGTTGCGCCGTGATTGGCCATGATAAACGCGTCGTGATGCGGTAGGAAGGGTTCGAACAGGTCGGCGAGCTGCTCGCCGCCCGGTGTGGCGTACGGAATGAGAGGCACTCCGCCCATCTGGAGCACGACCTCGGGAAGCACGGGCGCCATGAAATCCTCGCCCGCCACCCCGAAAGCCGTCGCCGTTGGTGGATGCGCGTGGACCACAGCACGCACGTCGGACCGCAGGCGGTAGATGCGCATATGCATCCTTATCTCTGACGACGCAGGATGGTTCCCGGAAACGAGATGCCCGTCGGGGTCCACCACCACCAGGTCCTCGGCCCGTAGCTCCGCCTTGGACATCCCGGCCGGGGTGACCAGTAGGTTCCCATTGTCCAACCGGACGGAGACGTTGCCGTCCGGGCCCGCGATCAGCCCGCGGGCGTCCAGCCGACGGCAGACGCGGACGACCTCAGCGCGAAGCGCGGGCTCGCCGGCCACCCTTCACCCCGCAATCCGGTGAATCACGCGCCCGTCGACCAGCGTGTAGTGGACCCGGCCGGTGAGGGTCATACCGGCATACGGCGAGTTCCTCCCTTTGGACCGGAACTTGGCCGGGTCGACCGTCCACTCCGCCACGGGATCGAACACCGTGACGTCGGCCGGGCTGCCGCGGCGGAGCGTGCCACCCGGCAGGTGGAAGATGCGCGCCGGTGCCACGGCCATCCGGTCGATGAGCAGGGGCACGTCGATGATGCCGGGCTTCACCAGCCAAGTGACGTTGACGGCGAACGCCGTCTCCAACCCGACGATACCGTTGGGGGCATCGGCGAACTCACGTTCCTTCTCGTCGTAGTGGTGGGGGGCGTGGTCGGTCGCGATGACGTCGATCGTGCCATCGCGCACCGCGTCGCGTAGCGCCTCGACGTCGTCGGCCGTGCGCAGCGGCGGATTCATCTTGGCATTCGTGTTGTACGCCCCGACGGCCTCCTCGGTGAGCGAGATGTGGTGCGGGCACACCTCGGCCGTGACGTTGATGTGGCGCTCCTTCCCCCACCGGATGAGGTCCACCGACCCGCGGGTGCTCATGTGGCACAGATGGATATGGCCGCCGGTGCGGCGGGCCAGCAGAATGTCGCGGATGGCCATGATTTCCTCGGCCTCCGAAGGGATGCCCTTGAGCCCGAGCTTCGCGCTCATGAGTCCTTCGTTCATCGCGCCGCCCTGGGCGAGCGTCGGCTCCTCGCAGTGGTCAGCCACCGGGATGCCGAAGTTGCGGGCGTACTCGAGCGCGGTGCGCATCAGGTGCGCGCTCACCACGGGTTTGCCGTCGTCGCTCACCGCCACCGCGCCGGCGCCCACCATCTCTCCGAACTCGGCGAGCGAGATCCCCTTCTGGCCCACCGAGATGGCGCCGATCGGGTAGACGCGGGCCGCGTCGGCCCGCTGGGACTGGCGAACGATGAACCCGACCGCCGCCTGGTTATCGGTCACCGGATCGGTGTTGGGCATGGCGCAGACGGCGGTGAATCCGCCGACGGCCGCCGCCCGGGCGCCAGTGGTGATCGTCTCCACGTCCTCGCGGCCCGGCTCGCGCAGGTGGCAGTGCACGTCGATGAATCCAGGAGCGACGACCAGTCCAGCGCAGTCCACGATCTCCGCCGAGGGGGCGCCCTCGGCCACCCTCGGCCCAACCTCGGCGATGGTGCCGTCGGCGATCAGCACATCGGCCGTGGCGTCGAGCCGCTGCGACGGATCCACCACGCGGCCACCGCGCAGCAATATCAGTTTACTCATCGGCCGCCCCCGTGCTTGGCGGCTTCGGCCAGCTCCGGGCGACCGCCCGACAGCAGGTAGAGCACGGCCATGCGGACGGCCACGCCGTTGGTCACCTGATTGAGAATCACGCTGAACGGCCCGTCCGCCACGTCGGAGTCGATCTCGACGCCGCGGTTCATGGGGCCGGGGTGGAGGATGAGGATGTCGCGGCCCGCACGCTCCAGCCGCTCGCGCGACACGCCGAACACGCGATTGTACTCGCGCAGCGAGGGGATGTACCCCGCCGTCATGCGCTCGAGCTGCAAGCGAAGGATGTTGAGCGCGTCGGCCCAGCCGATGGCGTCCTCGATGTGATCGAAGATCGTCACGCCCATTTCGTCGATCGCGTTGGGCAGCAGCGACCGCGGGCCGCACACTGCCACTTGGGCGCCCATCTTCGTGAGCCCCCAGATGTTCGACCGCGCGACCCGCGAGTGCAGGACGTCGCCGCAAATGCAGACCTTGAGCCCCTCGAGCTTCTTGAAGTGGTCGCGGAGGGTGAGCAGGTCGAGCAGCCCCTGCGTGGGGTGCTCATGCGTACCGTCGCCGGCATTGATCACGTTGGACTCGATGCGGTCGGCCAGGAACTGGGCGGCCCCAGAAGCCCCGTGGCGGATGACCACCATGTCGATGCGCATCGCCTCGAGGTTCCGCGCCGTGTCGACCAGCGTCTCCCCCTTGGAGACGCTCGATCCCGAGGCCGCCACGTTCACCGTATCGGCCGACAACCGCTTCTCCGCGAATTCAAACGACACGCGCGTACGGGTGGAGGCTTCGAAAAACAGATTGACGATCGTGGCGCCGCGCAGCGTGGGCACTTTCTTGATCGCACGCTCACTGATCTCCTTGAACGGTTCGGCCGTGTCGAGGATCAATGCGATTTGTTCGCCGGTGAGCGGCTCGAGCCCGAGAAGGTCCTTCCCGAGCGGCCCGGTCATGTGCCGGCTTCCGGCCGGATCTGCACGACGGCATCGCGGCCATCGAGTTCGGTCACCATCACGTCAATGCGCCCGCCGGGCGCGACGTCGAGCGTCTTCCCGACGACATCGGCGTGGATCGGCAGCTCGCGGCCGCCCCGGTCGATGAGCACCGCAAGGGCGATGCGCT
Protein-coding sequences here:
- a CDS encoding aspartate carbamoyltransferase catalytic subunit — translated: MTGPLGKDLLGLEPLTGEQIALILDTAEPFKEISERAIKKVPTLRGATIVNLFFEASTRTRVSFEFAEKRLSADTVNVAASGSSVSKGETLVDTARNLEAMRIDMVVIRHGASGAAQFLADRIESNVINAGDGTHEHPTQGLLDLLTLRDHFKKLEGLKVCICGDVLHSRVARSNIWGLTKMGAQVAVCGPRSLLPNAIDEMGVTIFDHIEDAIGWADALNILRLQLERMTAGYIPSLREYNRVFGVSRERLERAGRDILILHPGPMNRGVEIDSDVADGPFSVILNQVTNGVAVRMAVLYLLSGGRPELAEAAKHGGGR
- a CDS encoding dihydroorotase, with the translated sequence MSKLILLRGGRVVDPSQRLDATADVLIADGTIAEVGPRVAEGAPSAEIVDCAGLVVAPGFIDVHCHLREPGREDVETITTGARAAAVGGFTAVCAMPNTDPVTDNQAAVGFIVRQSQRADAARVYPIGAISVGQKGISLAEFGEMVGAGAVAVSDDGKPVVSAHLMRTALEYARNFGIPVADHCEEPTLAQGGAMNEGLMSAKLGLKGIPSEAEEIMAIRDILLARRTGGHIHLCHMSTRGSVDLIRWGKERHINVTAEVCPHHISLTEEAVGAYNTNAKMNPPLRTADDVEALRDAVRDGTIDVIATDHAPHHYDEKEREFADAPNGIVGLETAFAVNVTWLVKPGIIDVPLLIDRMAVAPARIFHLPGGTLRRGSPADVTVFDPVAEWTVDPAKFRSKGRNSPYAGMTLTGRVHYTLVDGRVIHRIAG
- a CDS encoding class II aldolase/adducin family protein, yielding MAGEPALRAEVVRVCRRLDARGLIAGPDGNVSVRLDNGNLLVTPAGMSKAELRAEDLVVVDPDGHLVSGNHPASSEIRMHMRIYRLRSDVRAVVHAHPPTATAFGVAGEDFMAPVLPEVVLQMGGVPLIPYATPGGEQLADLFEPFLPHHDAFIMANHGATTVGPTLTIAHQRMESLEHAARILLAARQVGRIRTLSDAHAAELRAAAKAARDTE